In the Candidatus Nitrospira nitrosa genome, one interval contains:
- a CDS encoding sugar phosphate nucleotidyltransferase: protein MKVVLFCGGLGMRLREYSESIPKPMVPIGYRPIMWHVMKYYAYFGHKDFILCLGHGADVVKRYFLQYDECQSNDFTLSQGGRHVDLVSSDIQDWNITFADTGVISNIGQRLKAVEKYLEGEDMFLANYSDGLTDLPLASYIEHFRAHDKIASCICITPPLSYHVISLRHDDHVDKIECMNRGTMKVNGGYFIFKKDIFRYIQPGEELVVEPFQRLIKENQLIGYRHDGYWECMDTFKDKQRLDEMYARGEAPWELWKHPQHRLQEQELECQRTTR, encoded by the coding sequence ATGAAAGTTGTATTGTTTTGCGGAGGCTTGGGTATGCGGCTACGGGAATATTCAGAATCCATTCCTAAGCCGATGGTTCCAATCGGGTATCGTCCCATCATGTGGCACGTGATGAAGTACTACGCATACTTCGGACATAAGGACTTCATTCTTTGCCTGGGACACGGGGCGGATGTCGTGAAACGCTACTTCTTGCAGTACGATGAATGCCAGTCGAACGATTTTACGCTTTCGCAAGGCGGTAGGCATGTCGATTTGGTCAGTTCAGACATACAAGACTGGAATATTACTTTTGCCGATACCGGAGTCATTTCGAACATCGGGCAGCGCTTAAAGGCCGTGGAAAAGTATCTGGAAGGCGAGGACATGTTTCTTGCCAACTACAGCGACGGCCTCACGGACTTACCACTCGCATCCTATATTGAGCATTTCCGCGCCCACGACAAGATAGCCAGTTGCATCTGTATCACTCCACCACTCAGCTATCATGTCATCTCGTTGAGGCACGATGATCACGTGGACAAGATTGAGTGCATGAACCGCGGCACCATGAAGGTAAACGGCGGCTACTTCATTTTTAAGAAGGATATCTTCCGCTACATCCAGCCTGGAGAAGAACTCGTCGTTGAGCCATTCCAACGACTCATCAAGGAGAACCAACTGATCGGCTATCGGCACGATGGATATTGGGAGTGTATGGATACGTTCAAGGACAAACAACGCCTGGATGAGATGTATGCGCGTGGAGAAGCGCCCTGGGAACTGTGGAAACATCCCCAACACCGCTTGCAAGAGCAAGAGTTGGAATGTCAGCGTACAACTAGGTGA
- a CDS encoding protoporphyrinogen/coproporphyrinogen oxidase, producing MENIAILGSGMAGFGAAHRFHSEGHRATIYEKRSHYGGHTASYAFENGFTIDEGPHVSFTKVERMQKLLADSVDQKFERLRTKVNNHWKGHWIKHPAQCNLYGLPQDLTINILKDFIHAQHHEYGEIKNYRDWLHASFGKTFAETFPMEYTVKYHTTTADNMSTDWVGPRLYRANIEEVLRGALSPSTPDVHYIDQFRYPSHGGFVSYLQMFLKQADLQTDHELLEIHPARKELRFKNGKVASYDHLVSSVPLPDLIRMIAGVPTDVLEASHKLSCSTVVIVSIGVDRADLIDAHWTYFYDRDYFFTRLSTPHLQSRHNVPPGCGSLQAECYYSAKYRPLDRTPDACIEPVINDLKRCGILREEDTILFKHSMLVPYGNVIFDLERAPALKLIHGYLDDMGIAYCGRYGDWAYIWTDESFMSGEHAAQKVLDRLG from the coding sequence GTGGAGAATATTGCGATTCTCGGATCCGGGATGGCCGGTTTCGGTGCAGCGCATCGGTTCCATAGTGAAGGCCATCGTGCGACGATCTATGAAAAACGTTCACACTATGGTGGACATACGGCGTCCTACGCATTCGAGAACGGCTTTACGATAGATGAGGGCCCCCATGTGTCCTTCACCAAAGTCGAACGAATGCAGAAACTGCTGGCAGACAGCGTGGATCAGAAATTTGAGCGGCTGCGCACCAAAGTCAATAATCATTGGAAAGGACATTGGATTAAGCACCCAGCTCAGTGCAATCTCTACGGACTTCCACAGGACCTGACCATCAACATCTTGAAGGATTTTATCCACGCGCAGCACCATGAGTACGGCGAAATTAAGAACTATCGAGACTGGCTTCATGCAAGTTTTGGCAAGACATTCGCCGAAACGTTTCCCATGGAGTACACGGTCAAGTATCACACGACAACGGCTGACAATATGAGTACCGACTGGGTCGGCCCGCGTTTGTATCGGGCCAACATCGAAGAAGTGTTGCGTGGCGCCCTCTCACCGTCAACCCCTGACGTCCATTACATCGACCAATTTCGCTATCCGTCACACGGAGGCTTTGTCTCGTATCTTCAGATGTTCTTGAAGCAGGCAGATCTTCAAACGGATCATGAGTTGCTGGAGATTCATCCCGCCAGAAAAGAACTTCGGTTCAAGAATGGAAAGGTCGCGTCCTACGACCATCTGGTCTCATCCGTGCCACTTCCTGATTTGATCAGGATGATCGCCGGTGTACCTACCGACGTGCTTGAAGCGTCTCACAAGCTCTCTTGCAGCACGGTTGTCATCGTAAGCATAGGAGTCGATCGAGCAGATCTCATCGATGCTCATTGGACCTACTTCTATGACCGTGACTATTTCTTCACTCGATTAAGCACTCCACATTTACAGTCACGACATAACGTACCGCCAGGGTGCGGAAGTCTTCAAGCGGAGTGTTACTATTCTGCCAAATATCGTCCGCTCGATCGAACACCGGATGCGTGTATTGAACCGGTGATCAATGACCTGAAACGCTGTGGGATCCTTCGAGAGGAAGACACCATTCTCTTCAAACATTCGATGCTTGTGCCTTACGGGAATGTCATTTTCGATTTGGAACGTGCACCCGCACTCAAGCTCATTCATGGCTACTTAGACGACATGGGAATCGCATACTGTGGGCGCTACGGTGATTGGGCGTATATCTGGACGGACGAATCCTTCATGAGCGGAGAACATGCCGCGCAAAAAGTACTGGACCGCTTGGGGTGA
- a CDS encoding NAD-dependent epimerase/dehydratase family protein, which translates to MGELASQKRVLVTGATGFIGSHTVRPLLQRGYEVHAVSSKPAPASDTPVIWHQADLFDNACSARLLENVQPTHLLHSAWYVVPGKLISSELNFDWVRSSMELLKSFQREGGKRIVMPGSSYEYDWSYGYCHETRTPTVPNTTYGACKHALDLMAQALCRTHGLSYAWPRIFFLYGPNEHPDRLVSSVIRSVLQGREARCSHGRQIRDYLHVQDVADAIVAVLDSTIEGPINVGSGTAVPLRDMIVTIGRTLGREDLIRLGAIPSRANDAPMVVADIERLTTAIQWQPQYSMEAGLAHTIEWWRERQAQGN; encoded by the coding sequence GAGGTGCACGCCGTGTCTTCCAAACCCGCGCCTGCCTCCGATACGCCCGTCATCTGGCATCAGGCTGACCTCTTTGACAATGCCTGCAGCGCACGCCTCTTAGAGAACGTGCAACCCACACATCTGCTCCATTCAGCTTGGTATGTCGTCCCTGGAAAACTGATTTCGTCTGAATTGAATTTCGATTGGGTCCGTTCCAGCATGGAATTATTGAAGTCCTTTCAGCGGGAAGGAGGGAAGCGCATTGTGATGCCAGGGTCCAGTTATGAATATGACTGGAGTTATGGATACTGCCATGAGACGAGAACACCGACTGTTCCCAATACGACCTATGGCGCGTGCAAACATGCGCTGGATCTGATGGCACAGGCACTATGTCGAACGCATGGGCTGAGCTATGCGTGGCCACGTATATTCTTCCTCTATGGGCCGAATGAACATCCCGATCGGCTCGTGTCGTCCGTGATTCGCTCGGTGTTGCAAGGCCGAGAAGCCCGCTGTTCGCATGGAAGGCAGATTCGGGATTATCTGCATGTGCAGGATGTTGCGGATGCCATTGTGGCAGTACTCGATAGCACGATCGAGGGTCCGATTAATGTCGGCTCTGGAACAGCGGTGCCGTTACGCGACATGATTGTCACGATCGGTCGCACGCTGGGCCGAGAAGATTTGATTCGACTCGGTGCCATCCCAAGTCGGGCGAACGATGCGCCGATGGTGGTAGCAGACATCGAACGCCTGACCACTGCAATACAGTGGCAACCTCAATATTCCATGGAAGCAGGCCTCGCGCATACCATCGAGTGGTGGCGTGAACGGCAGGCGCAGGGTAACTAA
- a CDS encoding glycosyltransferase family protein — protein sequence MKSAEGREHKEQSTSTGLTTRVLMPTWRRFSSPAFRGGLFEAQDVFTEIDDVDLLCLEASASWPGREKWLRQFLWRDISRQLIYVNPGLQPVTLRQDYDLLVVLCQQWYELLYLNAVQGWRDRCRTAVCWLDEVYTADLPASRYWLNALNHFDHILVPYKSTADALTRLLDRPCHVVPRAVDTLRFTPFPDRVIDVLSVGKRLPKIHSGLLELAKEDGLFYLHDTFTEGGNLIMQDVAQHRTMFANMLKRSKFFMVAPGKILDFHETKGQMEVGMRYYEGAAAGAVLLGQAPEGDTFHALFDWPQAVVSVRTDGSDIADIIRELLANPRLQHEISARNVFHSVSRHDWLYRWQTILELAGLSVSPRLNDRQAQLQAVRGRYWSKQCSLPMPELASVISSHPGRSSR from the coding sequence ATGAAGTCCGCAGAGGGGAGAGAACATAAGGAACAGTCGACAAGCACCGGTTTGACGACGCGCGTCTTGATGCCGACTTGGCGACGGTTTTCTTCGCCCGCGTTTCGCGGAGGCTTGTTTGAAGCTCAAGATGTCTTCACCGAAATCGATGACGTAGATCTGTTATGCCTCGAAGCCAGTGCGTCGTGGCCAGGCCGGGAGAAGTGGCTTCGGCAGTTTCTGTGGCGAGATATTTCAAGACAGCTGATCTATGTCAACCCGGGGCTGCAGCCCGTTACGCTCCGCCAAGATTATGACTTGCTCGTCGTCCTTTGCCAGCAGTGGTACGAACTACTGTATCTCAACGCTGTGCAGGGATGGAGAGATCGATGCCGAACTGCGGTCTGCTGGCTTGATGAAGTCTATACGGCAGATCTCCCTGCTTCTCGCTATTGGCTCAACGCGCTGAATCACTTTGATCACATTCTCGTCCCCTACAAAAGCACGGCTGACGCACTCACCCGTCTCTTGGATCGTCCCTGTCACGTTGTGCCTCGCGCGGTTGATACCCTCCGATTTACGCCGTTTCCAGACAGGGTGATCGATGTGCTGAGCGTTGGGAAACGATTGCCGAAGATCCATTCTGGTTTATTGGAACTGGCCAAAGAGGATGGGCTGTTTTATCTACACGACACATTCACCGAAGGCGGCAACCTCATTATGCAGGATGTCGCGCAACATCGCACAATGTTTGCCAACATGCTCAAGCGCAGCAAATTTTTCATGGTCGCCCCCGGGAAAATCCTCGATTTTCACGAAACAAAGGGCCAGATGGAAGTGGGGATGCGCTATTACGAAGGAGCGGCAGCTGGTGCTGTATTGCTGGGTCAGGCTCCCGAGGGTGACACATTTCATGCTCTATTTGATTGGCCGCAAGCCGTGGTTTCAGTGCGGACAGATGGATCAGACATTGCCGACATCATCCGTGAGCTTCTGGCGAACCCACGATTACAGCATGAGATTAGCGCCCGAAACGTCTTCCATTCGGTGAGTCGCCATGACTGGCTCTATCGGTGGCAGACGATACTTGAACTTGCCGGTCTCTCTGTATCACCGCGCCTCAACGATCGTCAGGCACAGCTCCAAGCCGTCAGGGGTCGTTATTGGTCGAAGCAATGTTCCCTCCCTATGCCAGAGCTGGCGAGTGTGATTTCCTCTCACCCAGGAAGATCTTCAAGGTGA
- a CDS encoding PIG-L deacetylase family protein, producing the protein MKSQAKSSLGLIKIRHKQLTVLCLGAHSDDIEIGCGGTLLRLLQDHPESTVVWVVFSARGPRKQEALKSARTLLHNAGTIRIITKTYKESFFPYHGETIKKCFEDLKATVSPDLIFTHYREDLHQDHRIISELTWNTFRKHQILEYEVPKYDGDLGRPNFYVPLTTNYAQEKVAVLMRVFATQQIRPWFSEDTFFSLMRLRGVEANSSEKHAEAFYARKVILAG; encoded by the coding sequence GTGAAATCCCAAGCTAAGTCATCTCTCGGTTTGATCAAGATCCGTCATAAGCAACTGACGGTGCTATGTCTCGGCGCTCATTCCGACGATATTGAGATTGGCTGTGGAGGCACGCTGCTGAGACTGCTGCAAGATCATCCTGAGAGCACGGTGGTGTGGGTCGTCTTCAGTGCGCGCGGACCACGAAAGCAGGAAGCACTGAAGAGCGCCCGTACTCTGCTCCACAATGCAGGCACCATTCGTATTATCACAAAAACATATAAAGAAAGTTTTTTTCCTTATCACGGCGAAACCATCAAGAAATGCTTTGAGGATTTAAAAGCAACCGTTTCTCCGGATCTGATTTTCACACACTATCGCGAGGACTTACATCAAGACCATCGCATTATCAGTGAGCTAACCTGGAACACTTTTCGAAAACACCAGATTCTGGAATATGAAGTTCCCAAGTACGATGGGGATTTGGGTCGGCCAAATTTCTACGTTCCACTGACGACCAACTATGCGCAGGAGAAAGTTGCGGTGCTCATGCGCGTATTCGCTACCCAACAGATTCGGCCTTGGTTTTCTGAGGACACGTTTTTCTCGCTGATGCGCCTACGTGGGGTCGAAGCTAACTCGTCTGAAAAACATGCTGAGGCTTTCTACGCCAGGAAAGTGATTTTAGCCGGCTGA